A window of Peromyscus eremicus chromosome 23, PerEre_H2_v1, whole genome shotgun sequence genomic DNA:
GGTGTCGAGCGAGGGTCGAGCTATTGTTGAAGGCTTTGCCACACTCTTCACACTGGTAAGGCTTTGCTCCAGTGTGAAGTATTTGGTGTCGAGTCAGGTTTGAGTGGTATTTGAAGGTTCTGCCACACTCTTTACATATGTAGGGTTCCTCTCCAGTGTGGATCCTCTGGTGCCGAATCAGCTGTGAGGAGAGTCTAAAGGGTTTACCACACTCTTTGCATCTATAGGGCATCTCTTCAAAATGGATTTTCATATGCTGGATCAAGAACGAGGAACAGTAAAAGGCTCTGGCGCACTCCTGACATTTGTAAGGCTTCTCTCCCGTGTGAATGATCTGGTGTCGACTAAGAGTTGAGCTATTGTTGAAGGCTTTGCCACACTCTTCGCACTTGTAGGGCTTTGCCCCAGTGTGAACAACCTGGTGTCGCGTCAGGGTTGACTGATATCTGAAGGCTCTCCCACACTCTTTACactgatagggtttctctcccgtGTGAATTACTTGGTGTTGAGTAAGAGATGACTGTTTCCTAAAGGCCTTGCCACACTCTTTACACTTGTGTGGTTTCTCTCCTTTATGAATTATCTGGTGTTGACTCAGGGAGTGACTTCTCTtgaaggctttgccacattcCTGACATCTGTAGGGTTTTGCTTCAGTATGAATGACCTCGTGCTGAGTCAGGGAGGAATTATATTTAAAGGctttcccacagtctttacatttGTAGGGgttctctccagtgtgaactaTTTGGTGTTGAGTAAGCACAGCATGTGtagcaaaggctttgccacactctttacatttgtagggtttctctctctTATGAGTCATCTGGTGTTGTGTGAGGTTTCTACTTCTcttgaaggctttcccacactcttGGCATTTATAGGGTCTTGCAGCAGTATGGATTATGCGGTGTTGGTGGAGGATTGAGCGGTATTTAAAGGCTTTGTCGCAATCTTTACATTTATAGGGCAAATCTCCTTTATGCACCCTGTGACGCCCGTCGGAAGCCGAATCATCAATCAATGCTTTACCGCATTCTTCCTGTTTGTATGGCTTCTCTTCACTATGCACACACTGATGGATGGTAAGTTTTGTGTGTTGATCAAAGGCTTTTGCAGAGTCATTACAGTCACAGAGATTTTCTGGGGAGAAAAGAAGACATACAATTTTAACCATGGCTAAAGCTATGAATTTCATTACACTAACAACATTTTCTCTCCAATATGTTATTTCCCAACCTCGTTAACGATCTTCCTATTGTCAATACACATATACTAGAGTCTCTAAGTATCTGTATCTGGATTTGGACGTAGAAAAGAATTGACGGGTGGTTAACTCACACCTGTAAGCTCAGCATGCAGGAGGGTGAAACAGAAAGATCATGGTAAGTTCAAAGTGAGCATGGGCTCCATACCAAGTGCcaagatagcctgggctacacagtgaagccttgtctcaaaataaacaaacaacaacaaaccaccaacaacaacaaattactACATTCATTAAAGCTGTGTATTTTGGTGCAGAGAAAACAAATTTGCCGGGGACAAAATAATGAGTCCTCCTAAAAGACAATCAcactttaaaatgtgttcttcATTCTTAAGTCTCTTTTCTAGGGGAATATTTGGTTCAAAGTTCGGTCCAGCTACATTTCAATTgttcaggttctttttttttttttttaaagatttatttatttattatgtatacagtatgtatgactgcaggccagaagagggcatcagatcttgttacagatggttgtgagccaccatgtggttgctgagaattgagctcaggacctctggaagagcagtcagtgctcttaacctctgagccatctctccagcccctcaggttCTTAATTAAAGCATGGAACAGGTGCATTTTAAGAATTCCCCAAATTTCATTTCAGAGGAACACTGTTTCCAACCATGATGTGGACGTTTAATCAATCACACAGTTTcttaacagtgatttttttttttctaagatgctGTAGGTCATTGATCTCAGTTGGCAATGGGTTTTCTGTTGTGCACAGTTGCCACAGACTGACTGTAAAATGCTTTCCAGCCTTCACATTCACTGATATTTGTAGAGCTTCTCTCCTATATGAACTCTGGTGTCAATTAAGAGTTGAACTATTATTGAAGACTTTGCCACATTTTTTGGCATTTGGAGGGGTTGGCTCTAGTGTGAAAAATTTGGTGTCAAGTAGGGTTAGTTGATATTTGAAGGCTTGCTACATTCCCATCTTACTTTAATGCAAATTGTCAAGGTCATAATTTCTGCATCTTCTCCCTATCATATTTTGTAataactgggtttttttttccctgctctTGTGAAGAGTCTAGGGTATAATGAGAAGAAACACCTGCAAGAAATCAAAATAACAGATCACCTCAGGAACTGCACTAAGGTGAATTATTTCTGAATCTAACCTCAATACCAAGCCAAACAGACACGTCCTCCAGACAGCAGAACAGCAAACAGAAAAAACTCTCCATTTCCCCACAGGTATACACTGAAAAGCCTGTTACTTTCCTCGTCAATCACAGCTCTTCTTTTCTGAAAACAGCACTCTCCCGACACCCCAAGACAAAAACAACTTCCCACATCATTCTGCTCttttggagagaaaaagaaaagaacaaatgaatacatttttcaaGTGTCTGAAGGTTCCCTGATAGGTCATTTCAGCATATCCTGCTCCACAGTGCGGAAGATAACAGGTATACTTTGTACAGTATGTCAGAATGGGAAGACTATACCTAA
This region includes:
- the LOC131898587 gene encoding zinc finger protein 11, which translates into the protein MVKIVCLLFSPENLCDCNDSAKAFDQHTKLTIHQCVHSEEKPYKQEECGKALIDDSASDGRHRVHKGDLPYKCKDCDKAFKYRSILHQHRIIHTAARPYKCQECGKAFKRSRNLTQHQMTHKREKPYKCKECGKAFATHAVLTQHQIVHTGENPYKCKDCGKAFKYNSSLTQHEVIHTEAKPYRCQECGKAFKRSHSLSQHQIIHKGEKPHKCKECGKAFRKQSSLTQHQVIHTGEKPYQCKECGRAFRYQSTLTRHQVVHTGAKPYKCEECGKAFNNSSTLSRHQIIHTGEKPYKCQECARAFYCSSFLIQHMKIHFEEMPYRCKECGKPFRLSSQLIRHQRIHTGEEPYICKECGRTFKYHSNLTRHQILHTGAKPYQCEECGKAFNNSSTLARHLIMHTGERPYTCQECGRAFYCSSYLIQHMKIHFEEMPYRCKECGKPFKCSSQLIRHQRIHSGEKPFICKECGKAFNCTSYLTKHQRIHTGEKPYVCKECGKAFNCSSYLSKHQRIHIGDRLYKCKECGKAYYFSSQLNRHQRIHTGEKPYICKECGKAFNCSSYLNKHLQIHIVEKPYVCKECGKAFSCPSYLKKHQRIHTGDKFYKCKECDKAYYFSSQLNQHQRIHTREQPYQCKECGKAFISSSSLKRHQETHMLVKPSSV